From one Perca flavescens isolate YP-PL-M2 chromosome 19, PFLA_1.0, whole genome shotgun sequence genomic stretch:
- the arsj gene encoding arylsulfatase J isoform X2, with translation MYQIHTGLQHSIIRATQPNCLPLENVTLPQKLKQAGYSTHMVGKWHLGFYKRGCLPTQRGFDTFFGSLLGSGDYYSHYKCEGPGMCGYDLYEGEEAAWEQDRGLYSTVMFTRKAISILANHNPRRQPLFLYLAYQAVHSPLQVPARYLERYKGIPNLHRRKYAAMVSCLDEAIHNLTLALKRYGYYDNTVIVYSSDNGGQPLAGGSNWPLRGSKATYWEGGIRAVGFVHSPLLVNKGTKCRSLVHITDWFPTLVTLGEGTLDEDLSLDGYDVWEAISEGRPSPRQDILHNIDPIYIKAKNGSWKAGYGLWNTAIRAALRVGHWKLLTGVPGYSDWVPPQTFSNQRLTNRYHNERVRWDRGNSIWLFNITADPYERVDLSQRYPHIVKKMLIRLAQYNRTAVPVRYPAKDLRSNPQYNGGVWGPWYKDEREEQEEDERYNTLFTNHLGKRRWKKKSKNRKLKRKVEE, from the coding sequence gtaTCAGATCCACACAGGCCTTCAGCACTCAATCATCCGAGCCACCCAGCCCAACTGCCTGCCCCTTGAAAATGTCACCCTGCCCCAGAAGCTCAAGCAAGCGGGCTACTCCACCCACATGGTGGGCAAGTGGCACCTGGGCTTCTACAAGCGTGGCTGTCTGCCCACGCAGCGTGGCTTCGACACTTTCTTCGGCTCTCTGCTAGGAAGCGGTGACTACTACAGTCACTATAAATGTGAAGGGCCCGGTATGTGTGGCTACGATTTGTACGAAGGGGAGGAAGCAGCTTGGGAACAGGACCGCGGCTTGTACTCGACCGTGATGTTCACTCGAAAGGCTATCAGCATCTTAGCCAATCACAACCCTCGCAGACAACCCTTGTTTCTTTACTTAGCCTATCAGGCGGTTCATTCCCCGCTGCAGGTCCCTGCCCGCTACCTCGAGCGCTACAAGGGCATTCCAAACTTGCATCGTCGTAAATATGCCGCCATGGTGTCCTGCCTGGACGAAGCTATCCACAACCTCACGTTGGCGCTAAAACGCTACGGTTATTATGACAACACAGTTATAGTGTACTCCTCAGATAACGGAGGCCAGCCCTTAGCAGGTGGAAGCAACTGGCCCCTGAGGGGGAGTAAAGCCACCTACTGGGAAGGGGGGATTCGGGCGGTAGGCTTTGTCCACAGTCCCCTGTTGGTGAACAAAGGGACAAAATGTCGATCTTTGGTCCACATCACTGACTGGTTCCCTACGCTGGTGACACTGGGTGAGGGGACTTTAGACGAAGATCTAAGTCTGGACGGGTACGACGTCTGGGAGGCTATCAGTGAAGGCCGTCCATCTCCTCGCCAGGACATTCTTCACAACATTGACCCAATCTACATCAAAGCCAAGAATGGTTCGTGGAAGGCCGGGTATGGCTTATGGAACACAGCAATCCGGGCTGCGCTCCGGGTGGGCCACTGGAAGCTTCTGACGGGTGTCCCAGGCTACAGCGACTGGGTGCCCCCGCAGACCTTCTCCAACCAGCGGCTAACCAATCGCTACCATAATGAGCGCGTCCGTTGGGACCGGGGGAATTCCATCTGGCTGTTCAACATCACAGCCGACCCTTATGAGAGAGTGGACCTGTCCCAGCGCTACCCTCACATAGTGAAGAAGATGCTAATAAGGCTAGCGCAGTACAACAGGACTGCAGTGCCTGTACGCTACCCGGCGAAAGACCTGCGCTCTAACCCTCAGTACAATGGGGGCGTGTGGGGACCCTGGTACaaagacgagagggaggagcaAGAGGAGGACGAGAGATACAATACCTTGTTCACCAACCATCTTGGAAAAAGAAGGTGgaaaaagaaatcaaagaacagaaagttgaaaaggaAGGTAGAAGAGTAG